Genomic DNA from Gammaproteobacteria bacterium:
GAAGGTGGCGATAGCCGCCGTCAAAGGCGACCAGACGCTGGCGCAGTTGGCCGCGCGTTTCGATGTGCACCCGAACCAGATCACGCAATGCAAGGCCGAGCTCTTGCGGCGGGCGGCTGAG
This window encodes:
- a CDS encoding IS3 family transposase, whose protein sequence is MRRPRRNHTAVCKAKVAIAAVKGDQTLAQLAARFDVHPNQITQCKAELLRRAAE